One Brachybacterium kimchii genomic window carries:
- a CDS encoding sugar phosphate isomerase/epimerase family protein → MPQRSRPSTRHSTLHQRAPRKPITRSNQARDGARDDLTRRLSAGAPLSEQEPQRRIPVGLSTSSVFPLGVEDCFRLASHIGYDGVEVMVSVDRASRDAALLRDFAREYDQPILSLHAPTLFFLQFVWGRDPWVKLERTVQMAVDVDCPTVVAHPPFRWQGSYAREFVEGVKNLEAEYGIAIAVENMYPWRLGVREAMVYLPDHDPTDEEYDHVTVDLSHAATAGDDALAMVDRLGDRLAHLHLADGTGRTTKDEHLPPGEGNQPCAEVLRRLANRGWEGSVLLEISTRGGHGRPTHREDLLRQSLLFARYHLGHHLDERLLRSGRGHLGPEADAPHRMQDQDTAAAGPGADASGGGSGGDGPGSRRP, encoded by the coding sequence CGGGGCGAGGGACGACCTCACCCGGCGGCTCAGCGCGGGCGCCCCGCTCAGCGAGCAGGAGCCGCAGCGCAGGATCCCCGTCGGCCTCTCGACGTCCTCCGTCTTCCCCCTCGGCGTGGAGGACTGCTTCCGCCTCGCCTCCCACATCGGCTACGACGGCGTCGAGGTCATGGTCTCGGTGGACAGGGCGAGCCGTGACGCGGCGCTGCTGCGCGACTTCGCCCGCGAGTACGACCAGCCGATCCTCTCCCTGCACGCCCCCACGCTGTTCTTCCTGCAGTTCGTCTGGGGGAGGGACCCGTGGGTCAAGCTCGAGCGCACCGTGCAGATGGCGGTGGACGTGGACTGCCCGACCGTCGTCGCGCACCCGCCGTTCCGCTGGCAGGGCTCCTACGCCCGCGAGTTCGTCGAGGGCGTGAAGAACCTCGAGGCCGAGTACGGGATCGCGATCGCCGTGGAGAACATGTACCCGTGGCGCCTGGGCGTGCGCGAGGCCATGGTCTACCTGCCCGATCACGACCCGACCGACGAAGAGTACGACCACGTGACCGTGGACCTCTCCCATGCGGCGACCGCCGGGGACGACGCCCTGGCGATGGTGGACAGGCTCGGGGACCGCCTTGCCCATCTGCACCTGGCCGACGGCACCGGCCGCACCACCAAGGACGAGCATCTGCCTCCCGGGGAGGGCAACCAGCCCTGCGCCGAGGTGCTGCGGCGCCTGGCCAACCGCGGCTGGGAGGGCTCCGTGCTGCTGGAGATCTCCACCCGCGGCGGCCACGGACGCCCCACGCACCGTGAGGACCTGCTGCGCCAGAGCCTGCTGTTCGCCCGCTATCACCTGGGCCATCACCTCGACGAGAGGCTGCTGCGCAGCGGGCGCGGGCACCTGGGGCCCGAGGCGGATGCCCCGCACCGGATGCAGGACCAGGACACGGCCGCCGCGGGCCCGGGGGCCGACGCATCGGGTGGGGGCTCGGGCGGCGACGGGCCGGGCTCCCGACGCCCCTGA
- a CDS encoding 3-oxoacyl-ACP synthase III, producing the protein MSDNSGFVHRNTALLAVEATEAQVPVSSDEIDEMLAPARRRLRLPRGVLQRVAGVQERRWWRDTESGWKQGIVLAAERAMSKAGITRDQVGVLINASVCRQHLEPAVSASVHDALGMPRSCLNFDITNACLGFVNAMTVAAGMIDSGQIQYALIVGAEDVEQVQRDTIARLNSKGAVRADFNNQFAALTLGSGAAAAVLGRADEHPEGHRVTVTQARAGTEHHELCIGDMDDMRTDSEGLLENGIELILDTWKDANAQGLDFGSIEHVIPHQVSMVYTRNFSKITGVGMDRIPITFPEWGNVAAEAVPMTLAHHQENIARGERVLLMGVGSGLNTAMMEVKW; encoded by the coding sequence GTGAGCGACAACTCGGGATTCGTGCATAGGAACACGGCGCTGCTGGCCGTCGAGGCCACCGAAGCCCAGGTCCCCGTGTCCTCCGACGAGATCGACGAGATGCTCGCGCCCGCGCGCCGCCGCCTGCGCCTTCCCCGCGGCGTCCTCCAGCGCGTCGCCGGCGTCCAGGAGCGCCGCTGGTGGCGCGACACCGAGTCCGGGTGGAAGCAGGGCATCGTGCTCGCCGCCGAGCGGGCGATGTCCAAGGCCGGCATCACGCGCGACCAGGTGGGCGTGCTGATCAACGCCTCCGTGTGCCGTCAGCACCTCGAGCCGGCCGTCTCCGCGTCCGTTCACGACGCCCTCGGGATGCCCCGCAGCTGCCTGAACTTCGACATCACCAATGCGTGCCTGGGCTTCGTCAACGCGATGACCGTCGCGGCCGGAATGATCGACTCCGGCCAGATCCAGTACGCGCTGATCGTCGGCGCCGAGGACGTCGAGCAGGTCCAGCGCGACACCATCGCCCGGTTGAACTCCAAGGGCGCCGTGCGCGCCGACTTCAACAACCAGTTCGCCGCGCTGACCCTCGGCTCGGGCGCCGCCGCCGCCGTGCTGGGCCGGGCCGACGAGCACCCCGAGGGGCACCGGGTGACGGTCACGCAGGCGCGCGCCGGCACCGAGCACCATGAGCTGTGCATCGGCGACATGGACGACATGCGCACCGACAGCGAGGGTCTGCTGGAGAACGGGATCGAGCTGATCCTGGACACCTGGAAGGACGCCAACGCGCAGGGCCTGGACTTCGGGAGCATCGAGCACGTGATCCCGCACCAGGTCTCCATGGTCTACACCCGGAACTTCTCGAAGATCACCGGGGTCGGCATGGACCGCATCCCCATCACGTTCCCCGAATGGGGCAACGTCGCCGCCGAGGCGGTCCCGATGACCCTCGCCCACCACCAGGAGAACATCGCTCGCGGCGAGCGCGTGCTGCTGATGGGCGTCGGCTCCGGACTGAACACCGCGATGATGGAGGTCAAGTGGTGA
- a CDS encoding alpha/beta fold hydrolase, with protein sequence MSIERPRGSRAVAAPELPGVDPRAHRLVEARDHTGELRTWHLLDSAPLLAERGVAPRGTLLAVHGNPTYSFLYRSLIREDIPWRVIAVDQLEMGYSERTGETRGLQDRITDLSLLTDALGVRGPVVTVGHDWGGIVSVGWALDNRHDVAGMILTNTGIHQELGESLPKALQLATAPAMLPLSTSVTDAFLRTTVALSRPALPREVQEAYLAPYRGRSRRLGIEQFVADIPASANHPSRATLERLAGGITGMDVPTLMTWGPRDVTFSDRYLRDLIERVPHADVHRFEGASHLVWEDADVAGLVATWLQDTFGDAEHPRDAAGAGEALRPVSSFAEQAPEIHLGEAITRRAQDPATADLPAVVELGARPGESRRISWSLLSERTEDLAAGMRAHGIMPGDRVSVLVTPGADLTAVLYACLRLGAVAVIADAGLGTDGLTRAVIGSHPDWIIGIEKALVGARALGWPGRRISVPQLPTVDRAALDVETSVAELAEEGRQMRALGAGIDAPWPDQDADAAVLFTSGSTGPAKGAVLTHRQMGAMFAAVGDTLDLEADRGLVAGFAPFALLGPALGAPSVVPDMDITRPGDLTAPALAAAVEALGAPAVFTAPAALRNIIDTADQLDETGRAALARVPSFFSAGAPIPTPLLRELRGVLPGARALTPYGMTECLAVAAIDLEGIEAAGEGPGVCVGTAVPRTEIAIAVMDGEGGTSGEITTDPDRTGEILVRAPHVRDRYLMLWGTTARASRFEGWHATGDVGHLDEAGRLWVEGRTAHVLATAQGLVTPVRVESAAESVPTVRRAGAAAVGPRGTQQVVVILETQDGYRPGRARTPHPAETALQEAVRQAVAQATGVEVAAVFTTASLPTDIRHNSKIDRAALSAWSEATLQGRKAPAL encoded by the coding sequence GTGAGCATCGAGCGCCCCCGCGGCTCCCGGGCCGTGGCAGCCCCCGAGCTGCCCGGCGTGGATCCCCGCGCCCACCGGCTCGTCGAGGCCCGCGACCACACCGGCGAGCTGCGCACCTGGCATCTCCTGGACTCCGCCCCGCTGCTGGCAGAGCGCGGCGTCGCCCCGCGCGGCACCCTGCTCGCCGTCCACGGCAACCCCACGTACTCGTTCCTGTACCGCTCGCTGATCCGCGAGGACATCCCCTGGCGCGTGATCGCGGTCGACCAGCTCGAGATGGGGTACTCCGAGCGCACAGGGGAGACGAGGGGCCTGCAGGACCGCATCACGGACCTCTCCCTGCTCACCGACGCGCTCGGCGTGCGCGGCCCCGTGGTGACCGTCGGCCACGACTGGGGCGGCATCGTCTCGGTGGGCTGGGCGCTCGACAACCGTCACGACGTCGCCGGCATGATCCTCACCAACACGGGGATCCACCAGGAGCTCGGCGAGTCCCTGCCGAAGGCGCTGCAGCTCGCGACCGCCCCGGCGATGCTGCCGCTGAGCACCTCGGTCACCGACGCGTTCCTGCGCACCACGGTCGCCCTCTCCAGGCCCGCCCTGCCCCGGGAGGTGCAAGAGGCCTATCTCGCCCCCTACCGCGGCCGCTCGCGGCGCCTGGGCATCGAGCAGTTCGTCGCCGACATCCCCGCGAGCGCGAACCACCCCAGCCGCGCGACCCTCGAGCGCCTCGCCGGAGGCATCACCGGCATGGACGTGCCCACGCTCATGACCTGGGGGCCGCGCGACGTGACCTTCTCGGACCGCTACCTGCGCGACCTCATCGAACGCGTCCCCCATGCCGACGTCCACCGCTTCGAGGGCGCCTCCCACCTGGTGTGGGAGGACGCCGACGTCGCCGGCCTCGTCGCCACCTGGCTGCAGGACACCTTCGGCGACGCCGAGCACCCGCGCGATGCGGCCGGCGCGGGCGAGGCGCTGCGTCCCGTCTCGTCCTTCGCCGAGCAGGCCCCCGAGATCCACCTGGGCGAGGCCATCACGCGCCGCGCCCAGGACCCCGCGACCGCCGACCTGCCCGCCGTCGTCGAGCTCGGCGCGCGACCCGGCGAGAGCCGCCGCATCAGCTGGTCCCTGCTCTCCGAGCGCACCGAGGACCTGGCCGCCGGCATGCGCGCCCACGGGATCATGCCCGGGGACCGCGTGAGCGTGCTGGTCACCCCCGGTGCGGACCTCACCGCCGTGCTGTACGCCTGCCTGCGCCTGGGCGCGGTCGCCGTGATCGCCGACGCGGGCCTGGGCACCGACGGGCTCACCCGCGCCGTGATCGGATCGCACCCGGACTGGATCATCGGCATCGAGAAGGCCCTCGTCGGCGCGCGTGCGCTCGGCTGGCCCGGCCGTCGCATCAGCGTCCCGCAGCTGCCCACGGTCGACCGCGCCGCCCTCGACGTCGAGACCTCCGTGGCCGAGCTCGCCGAGGAGGGCCGCCAGATGCGCGCCCTCGGCGCCGGCATCGACGCCCCCTGGCCCGACCAGGACGCCGACGCCGCCGTGCTGTTCACCTCCGGCTCCACGGGACCCGCCAAGGGCGCCGTGCTCACCCACCGGCAGATGGGCGCGATGTTCGCGGCCGTCGGCGACACCCTCGACCTCGAGGCCGATCGCGGCCTGGTCGCGGGCTTCGCACCGTTCGCGCTGCTGGGCCCCGCGCTCGGCGCGCCCTCGGTCGTCCCGGACATGGACATCACCCGCCCGGGCGATCTCACCGCTCCCGCCCTCGCGGCAGCGGTCGAGGCGCTCGGCGCCCCGGCCGTGTTCACCGCACCCGCCGCGCTGCGCAACATCATCGACACCGCCGACCAGCTCGACGAGACCGGGCGGGCCGCGCTCGCGCGCGTGCCCAGCTTCTTCTCCGCGGGAGCACCGATCCCCACCCCGCTGCTGCGCGAGCTGCGCGGCGTGCTGCCCGGCGCCCGCGCGCTCACCCCCTACGGGATGACGGAGTGCCTCGCGGTCGCCGCCATCGACCTCGAGGGCATCGAGGCGGCGGGCGAGGGCCCCGGCGTGTGCGTCGGCACCGCCGTGCCGCGCACCGAGATCGCGATCGCCGTCATGGACGGCGAGGGCGGGACCAGCGGCGAGATCACCACCGATCCCGATCGCACCGGCGAGATCCTCGTGCGCGCGCCGCACGTGCGCGACCGCTACCTGATGCTCTGGGGCACCACCGCCCGCGCGAGCCGCTTCGAGGGCTGGCACGCGACCGGCGACGTCGGCCACCTCGATGAGGCCGGCCGCCTCTGGGTCGAGGGCCGCACGGCGCACGTGCTCGCCACGGCCCAGGGCCTGGTCACGCCCGTGCGCGTCGAGTCCGCCGCCGAGTCGGTGCCCACCGTGCGCCGCGCAGGAGCCGCGGCCGTCGGCCCCCGCGGCACCCAGCAGGTCGTCGTGATCCTCGAGACCCAGGACGGCTACCGGCCCGGGAGGGCCCGCACGCCGCACCCGGCGGAGACCGCCCTGCAGGAGGCCGTGCGCCAGGCCGTGGCGCAGGCGACGGGCGTCGAGGTCGCGGCCGTGTTCACGACCGCGTCGCTGCCCACCGACATCCGCCACAACTCGAAGATCGACCGGGCAGCGCTCTCGGCATGGTCCGAGGCGACGCTCCAGGGGCGGAAGGCGCCCGCGCTGTGA
- a CDS encoding NAD-dependent epimerase/dehydratase family protein: MVRGDAPGAEGARAVSRRVLVTGASGMLGGAVATALRDRGDDVRAFQRRPAGLPGVRDVQGSLTDADDVRRAAEGVDAIVHLAAKVSFAGPEEEFRAVNVDGTRHVLDALRAHGGGRLVNISSPSVAHLGTSIVGLDATPADPERARGSYARTKAAAELEAMAADGTDDLLVTSLRPHIVWGPGDTQLVGRIVDRGRRGTLPILDDGMALIDTTYVDNAASAIVAGLDAIEDVHGESFVITNGEPRTVRDVLGGFCEAAGVARPSRRIPGSLARLAGRVVEKVWEIRPGEDEPPMTEFLAEQMSTAHWFDQRRTRERLRWTPAVNFDEGLERLSRWFAEHPVVGSA, encoded by the coding sequence ATGGTCCGAGGCGACGCTCCAGGGGCGGAAGGCGCCCGCGCTGTGAGCCGCCGCGTCCTGGTCACCGGCGCCTCCGGCATGCTCGGCGGCGCCGTCGCGACCGCCCTGCGCGACCGCGGCGACGACGTCCGCGCCTTCCAGCGCCGACCCGCCGGACTGCCCGGCGTGCGGGACGTCCAGGGATCCCTCACCGACGCCGACGACGTGCGCCGCGCGGCCGAGGGCGTCGACGCGATCGTCCACCTCGCCGCGAAGGTCTCCTTCGCGGGCCCCGAGGAGGAGTTCCGGGCGGTCAACGTGGACGGCACCCGGCACGTCCTGGACGCGCTGCGCGCGCACGGCGGCGGGCGCCTGGTGAACATCTCCTCGCCCTCGGTCGCCCATCTCGGGACCTCCATCGTGGGTCTCGACGCGACGCCCGCCGACCCGGAGCGCGCCCGGGGCAGCTACGCCCGCACGAAGGCCGCCGCGGAGCTCGAGGCGATGGCGGCCGACGGCACGGACGATCTGCTGGTCACCTCGCTGCGCCCGCACATCGTGTGGGGCCCGGGGGACACGCAGCTCGTGGGGCGGATCGTCGACCGCGGGCGACGCGGCACCCTCCCGATCCTCGACGACGGCATGGCCCTCATCGACACCACCTACGTGGACAACGCCGCCTCGGCGATCGTCGCCGGCCTCGACGCCATCGAGGACGTGCACGGCGAGAGCTTCGTGATCACCAACGGCGAGCCCCGGACCGTGCGCGACGTCCTCGGCGGCTTCTGCGAGGCCGCGGGGGTGGCCCGGCCCAGCCGTCGGATCCCCGGCTCGCTCGCGCGGCTCGCCGGTCGCGTCGTCGAGAAGGTCTGGGAGATCCGGCCCGGCGAGGACGAGCCGCCGATGACGGAGTTCCTGGCCGAGCAGATGTCCACCGCCCACTGGTTCGACCAGCGCCGCACCCGCGAGCGTCTGCGCTGGACCCCCGCGGTGAACTTCGACGAGGGCCTCGAGCGCCTCTCGCGATGGTTCGCCGAGCACCCCGTCGTCGGCAGCGCCTGA
- a CDS encoding vitamin K epoxide reductase family protein: protein MNARPRSENTHRGAEPHDDEAALRAEVEAELAAERASRRRAPDLVTGLVLLIGGALGWIAALALFMDKIFLSANPDAQLGCDINPFISCGTVMMTWQASALGIPNMAIGLGGFAIMGAIGSLLVSRAAVPRWFRWATLGGMVFAFAMVHFLAISAIFVIHALCPWCLVVWVVTAPMFFAVLAHTVETGTLAVRGALASLLRRWVVLTLLWYALVAVVIVIAFWPQWMATFGLN from the coding sequence ATGAACGCACGACCCCGCTCCGAGAACACGCACCGCGGTGCGGAGCCGCACGACGACGAGGCCGCGCTGCGCGCCGAGGTCGAGGCCGAGCTCGCCGCCGAGCGCGCCTCCCGCCGCCGCGCCCCGGACCTGGTGACGGGGCTCGTGCTGCTGATCGGCGGAGCGCTCGGCTGGATCGCCGCGCTCGCGCTGTTCATGGACAAGATCTTCCTCAGCGCGAATCCCGACGCGCAGCTCGGCTGCGACATCAACCCCTTCATCTCGTGCGGCACCGTGATGATGACCTGGCAGGCGAGCGCCCTGGGCATCCCGAACATGGCGATCGGCTTGGGCGGCTTCGCGATCATGGGCGCGATCGGCTCCCTGCTGGTCTCCCGCGCCGCGGTGCCCCGCTGGTTCCGCTGGGCGACGCTCGGCGGGATGGTCTTCGCCTTCGCGATGGTCCACTTCCTCGCGATCTCCGCGATCTTCGTCATCCACGCCCTGTGCCCGTGGTGCCTGGTGGTCTGGGTCGTCACCGCGCCGATGTTCTTCGCCGTGCTCGCCCACACCGTCGAGACCGGCACGCTGGCGGTGCGCGGGGCCTTGGCCTCGCTGCTGCGCCGCTGGGTCGTGCTGACGCTGCTCTGGTACGCCCTGGTCGCCGTGGTCATCGTGATCGCGTTCTGGCCCCAGTGGATGGCGACCTTCGGCCTGAACTGA